The genomic DNA AAGAGTCGTGCCCCAGTGCGAGCACGCCGTCGGCGACCCACCGGCGCACGGTGTCGTCGCTCACGCCGAGGAGGGAGGCGGCCTCACTGATCCGGAAATGCGTCATGAAACGTACACTAGTGGCGCATTTGCGGAAGCGCAATCAACAATACCGCATGGTGGAATAGGAATTCCAAAAAAACTGGACGGACAGCCGTTTCGCTGTTACTGTCGGAGAGTCCCGCCGGAGCCCTCTCGAGGGTCGCGGTCAGGCACGAAATCACAGTCAGCGGATCGACGAGGATCACGCACGAAACCCGTGAGTCCTCGAGCATCCGATCGAACGCAAGGAAGCTCTTCACCATGGACTCCACCGGCATCACCACGTCCATCGTCACGACGCACGCAGACGTTCAGCCGTCACCGGCCGAGTACCTGGCTCGCGCCGTCGACCTCGCCACCGAGAACGTTCGCAATGACGGCGGTCCCTTCGGAGCCATCGTCGTCTCGGCCGACGGCCGCGTGTTCGAGGGCGTGAATCGCGTCACCGCGAATCTCGACCCCTCAGCGCACGCCGAGGTCACCGCGATTCGCAATGCCTGCCAGGGCCTCGGCACCTTCGATCTCAGCGGTGCGGTGCTCTACACCAGCTGCGAGCCGTGCCCGATGTGTCTCGCGACCTCGCTGTGGGCGCGGATCGAGAAGGTCTACTTCGCCGCCAACCGCGACGACGCCG from Microbacterium sp. LWO13-1.2 includes the following:
- a CDS encoding nucleoside deaminase; translation: MDSTGITTSIVTTHADVQPSPAEYLARAVDLATENVRNDGGPFGAIVVSADGRVFEGVNRVTANLDPSAHAEVTAIRNACQGLGTFDLSGAVLYTSCEPCPMCLATSLWARIEKVYFAANRDDAADAGFDDAVFYRYFEGGDEDRAIMPVAQEPLPPAQRVAAFTEWSQTATRIDY